The following coding sequences lie in one Ostrinia nubilalis chromosome 2, ilOstNubi1.1, whole genome shotgun sequence genomic window:
- the LOC135078845 gene encoding gustatory receptor for sugar taste 64f-like encodes MPSILKGFLLAVWRRAGRNSTNRPLVAKSAVDSKSDAYSFISFYSATVMTTIVFIQMASNWSSLMKKIVNSSLDKYIDVTVQRRCYITTMIMLALAICEYKLSFENLLSQNTKIMNVIHCSADNVSIYETFVEVSFPWFKELDWTVPIPAGILLQFFNVTATLNWSYSDIFIICISLYLASILKKINETMAQVDLRFYHPTFWSNIREDYTRATQLIATFDDNISGLMLISFASNLFFICLQLFHILSHGLQEKTGNKADPCVANEKVYSYLMYFLFSLTFVLGRFLAVSMVAASVNTASKAPGPILYGVPAHAYCNEVQRFIEQVHGDNVALSGLQFFYVTKGLVLTVAGTIVTYELVLLQFNGEDANS; translated from the exons ATGCCTAGTATCCTCAAGGGTTTCCTACTGGCCGTGTGGAGACGAGCAGGAAGGAACAGTACCAACAGACCCCTGGTCGCCAAGAGCGCCGTAGATAGCAAAAGCGATGCGTATT CATTCATATCATTCTACTCCGCAACCGTGATGACGACTATTGTGTTCATCCAGATGGCCTCAAATTGGTCATCACTGATGAAGAAGATAGTCAACTCTTCATTGGACAAGTACATTGATGTCACTGTGCAGAGAAGGTGTTATATCACCACCATGATCATGTTGGCTTTGGCTATATGTGAGTATAAACTATCGT TCGAAAATCTTCTATCTcagaacacaaaaataatgaatgtCATCCACTGTTCGGCTGACAACGTATCCATATACGAAACGTTTGTTGAAGTTTCGTTCCCGTGGTTCAAAGAACTGGACTGGACCGTTCCTATACCTGCTGGAATTTTATTGCAA TTTTTCAACGTCACCGCAACTCTAAACTGGAGTTATTCCGACATCTTCATAATCTGCATCAGTTTGTATTTGGCATCAATATTGAAGAAGATCAACGAAACTATGGCTCAAGTGGATCTAAGG TTCTACCACCCGACCTTCTGGTCCAACATTCGCGAGGACTACACACGGGCGACGCAGCTGATCGCGACTTTTGACGACAATATCAGCGGTCTGATGCTCATATCGTTTGCCAGTAACCTCTTCTTCATTTGCCTTCAACTGTTCCATATTTTGTC GCATGGATTGCAAGAGAAAACCGGGAACAAAGCGGACCCATGCGTTGC TAATGAAAAGGTATACAGCTACCTCATGTACTTCCTCTTCTCCTTGACGTTCGTGCTTGGCCGATTCCTAGCGGTGTCGATGGTGGCGGCCAGCGTCAATACTGCCTCTAAAGCACCAGGACCGATATTGTATGGGGTACCGGCACATGCTTATTGCAATGAG GTACAAAGATTTATCGAACAAGTACATGGAGACAATGTAGCGCTAAGTGGCCTTCAGTTCTTTTACGTCACTAAAGGACTTGTCCTAACA GTGGCTGGTACGATTGTGACCTACGAATTGGTGTTGCTACAGTTCAACGGGGAAGACGcaaatagttaa